A window from Bordetella petrii encodes these proteins:
- a CDS encoding CaiB/BaiF CoA transferase family protein, which translates to MAYRPLHDIRVLDLTNVLAGPFACHQLAHLGADVIKVEARGTGDLARQLGADPALNQRGMGASFLAQNAGKRSITIDLKQPGGKAVFRRLVQQADVVVENFRPGVMQRLGLGFEQLRIDNPRLVYCAISGFGQDGPLRDLPAYDQIVQGMSGAMSITGSPEAAPLRVGYPVADTIGGMTASYAIAAALADRQRTEACFIDISMLEAIMATMGWAVSNYLVAGREARPLGNENMTASPSGTFQTGAGLLNIAANRQTQFEALCRVIGRPGLAQDARYAEREARLRHRYELKADIERALQAKSAEEWWPLLTAASVPAGPVYTVPQALAHPQIAERGMVATFSNAPGVERDISVLRTGIKLDGQAPAVDTPPPTLGQHTDAILAELGYTAAEIAALKTEQAV; encoded by the coding sequence ATGGCATACCGACCCCTGCACGACATCCGCGTCCTGGATCTGACCAATGTGCTGGCGGGCCCTTTTGCCTGCCACCAGCTCGCCCATCTGGGCGCCGACGTCATCAAGGTCGAGGCGCGCGGCACGGGCGACCTGGCGCGCCAGCTGGGCGCCGACCCGGCCCTGAACCAGCGCGGCATGGGCGCGTCCTTCCTGGCGCAGAACGCCGGCAAGCGCTCGATCACCATCGATCTCAAGCAGCCGGGCGGCAAGGCCGTGTTCCGCCGCCTGGTGCAGCAGGCCGACGTGGTGGTCGAGAACTTCCGGCCGGGTGTCATGCAGCGGCTGGGCCTGGGTTTCGAGCAGCTGCGCATCGACAATCCCAGGCTGGTCTATTGCGCCATCTCGGGCTTCGGCCAGGACGGCCCGCTGCGCGACCTGCCCGCCTACGACCAGATCGTGCAGGGCATGTCGGGCGCCATGAGCATCACGGGCAGCCCCGAGGCGGCGCCGCTGCGGGTGGGCTATCCGGTGGCCGACACCATCGGCGGCATGACGGCCTCGTACGCCATCGCGGCGGCGCTGGCCGACCGCCAGCGCACAGAGGCCTGCTTCATCGACATCTCGATGCTGGAAGCCATCATGGCCACCATGGGCTGGGCAGTGTCGAACTATCTGGTGGCGGGCCGCGAAGCCCGGCCGCTGGGCAACGAGAACATGACGGCCAGCCCTTCGGGCACCTTCCAGACTGGCGCGGGCCTGCTCAATATCGCCGCCAACCGGCAAACCCAGTTCGAGGCGTTGTGCCGCGTGATCGGCCGCCCCGGGCTGGCGCAGGACGCGCGCTATGCCGAACGCGAGGCGCGCCTGCGCCATCGCTATGAACTCAAGGCCGACATCGAACGGGCGCTGCAGGCGAAAAGTGCCGAAGAATGGTGGCCGCTGCTGACCGCTGCCAGCGTGCCGGCAGGGCCGGTATATACCGTGCCGCAAGCGCTGGCGCACCCGCAGATCGCCGAACGCGGCATGGTCGCCACCTTCAGCAACGCGCCGGGCGTCGAGCGCGATATCAGCGTGCTGCGCACCGGCATCAAGCTGGACGGCCAGGCGCCGGCCGTGGATACCCCCCCGCCCACGCTGGGCCAGCACACCGATGCGATCCTGGCGGAACTGGGCTACACCGCGGCGGAGATCGCCGCACTGAAAACGGAGCAGGCAGTATGA
- a CDS encoding SMP-30/gluconolactonase/LRE family protein, translated as MWNLSFEPPQVVQARVLATLPEALRLRRASDWAAANKPGQAVDSFLEGPAFDRAGNLYLADIVHGRIFRLAPDGQWHTLAETGGWPNGIAIDRGGDLWVADYRRGLLRVRPADGAVETVLGHRNSESFKGLNDLHFDLQGNLYFTDQGQTGLHDPSGRVYRLRPSGQLDLLLANGPSPNGIALDPSGHVLYMAMTRANAVWRAPVLADGSLSKVGAFRSFFGASGPDGLAVDAAGRLVVAHASLGGAFVLNPRGEVTHFIRSPVGATVTNIAFRPGTPTLVMTESQTGTVLEATLPDPGAPLWSHADAPDA; from the coding sequence ATGTGGAATCTCTCTTTTGAACCGCCCCAGGTCGTGCAGGCGCGCGTGCTGGCCACCCTGCCCGAGGCGCTGCGCCTGCGCCGCGCCAGCGACTGGGCCGCCGCCAACAAGCCGGGGCAGGCCGTCGACAGCTTCCTGGAGGGCCCCGCCTTCGATCGCGCGGGCAACCTGTACCTGGCCGACATCGTGCACGGGCGCATCTTCCGCCTGGCGCCGGATGGCCAATGGCACACCCTCGCCGAAACGGGCGGCTGGCCCAACGGCATCGCCATCGACCGCGGCGGCGACCTGTGGGTGGCCGACTACCGGCGCGGCCTGCTGCGGGTGCGCCCCGCCGACGGCGCGGTGGAAACCGTGCTGGGGCACCGCAATTCGGAAAGCTTCAAGGGCCTGAACGACCTGCACTTCGACTTGCAGGGCAACCTGTATTTCACCGATCAGGGCCAGACCGGCCTGCACGATCCCAGCGGCCGCGTCTACCGCCTGCGGCCATCCGGGCAGCTGGACCTGCTGCTGGCCAACGGCCCCAGCCCCAACGGCATCGCCCTGGACCCGTCCGGCCACGTGCTGTACATGGCCATGACCCGCGCCAACGCCGTCTGGCGCGCCCCCGTGCTGGCCGACGGCTCGCTGTCGAAGGTGGGCGCCTTCCGCAGTTTCTTCGGCGCCAGCGGCCCCGACGGCCTGGCCGTGGATGCCGCGGGCCGGCTGGTGGTGGCCCACGCCAGCCTGGGCGGCGCCTTCGTCCTGAACCCGCGCGGCGAAGTCACCCATTTCATCCGCAGCCCCGTTGGCGCCACAGTCACCAACATCGCCTTCCGCCCCGGCACGCCCACCCTGGTGATGACCGAATCACAAACCGGCACGGTGCTGGAAGCCACCCTGCCCGACCCGGGCGCGCCGCTGTGGTCGCACGCCGACGCGCCGGACGCCTGA
- a CDS encoding citryl-CoA lyase: MNTPTSDPRQLAQDWWRTSIIDMQPGVIRYRGYAIEDLIGNVGLAQMIWLLTRGELPGAQQAGLLEAALMSAVDHGPQAPSIAIARMAATCGVGLNSAMASAVNVLGDVHGGAGEQALQLYLDAAARIDAGAPQARAVADAVNAYADAHGKIIPGFGHRFHPVDPRSAPLLALVDRATQAGAVSGRHAATARAIEALLHARKGKPIPMNIDGATAVIYAELGFAPALARGLFCLSRSVGVLAHAWEQTQQGGRIKGPMPRQFLPTYEGRPPRPLPAAE; this comes from the coding sequence ATGAACACTCCCACTTCCGACCCCCGCCAGCTTGCGCAGGACTGGTGGCGCACCTCCATCATCGACATGCAGCCCGGCGTGATCCGCTATCGCGGCTATGCCATCGAAGACCTGATCGGCAATGTCGGCCTGGCGCAGATGATCTGGCTGCTGACACGCGGCGAGCTGCCCGGCGCGCAACAGGCCGGCCTGCTGGAAGCCGCGCTGATGTCGGCCGTGGACCACGGGCCGCAGGCGCCCAGCATCGCCATTGCGCGCATGGCGGCCACCTGCGGGGTGGGCCTGAACAGCGCCATGGCCTCGGCGGTGAATGTGCTGGGCGACGTGCATGGCGGCGCGGGCGAACAGGCGCTGCAACTGTACCTGGACGCCGCCGCGCGCATCGATGCCGGCGCGCCCCAGGCGCGGGCCGTGGCCGATGCCGTGAATGCCTATGCCGACGCGCACGGCAAGATCATTCCCGGCTTCGGCCACCGTTTCCATCCAGTCGACCCGCGCAGCGCGCCGCTGCTGGCGCTGGTGGATCGCGCCACGCAGGCCGGCGCGGTCAGCGGCCGCCATGCCGCCACGGCGCGCGCCATCGAAGCGCTGCTGCACGCGCGCAAAGGCAAGCCCATTCCCATGAACATCGACGGCGCCACCGCGGTGATTTATGCTGAACTCGGCTTCGCCCCGGCGCTGGCGCGCGGCCTGTTCTGCCTGTCGCGTTCGGTGGGCGTGCTGGCCCATGCCTGGGAACAGACCCAGCAAGGCGGCCGCATCAAGGGCCCGATGCCGCGCCAGTTCCTGCCCACCTACGAAGGCCGGCCGCCGCGGCCGCTGCCGGCCGCGGAGTAA
- a CDS encoding CoA transferase gives MSSGQPGKARAFDELMQVRNLGAIDPGEVTISGRDPFYNTPYRVGEAVAASIAAAGVAANDIWQLRTGRRQALSIDVRAAAATLRTVDYTRARQGDGGYAPVPIPQAMSHMISVTQPWPTRDGQWLLPHLNLPHLSARVLDVLQCDSTPAAVSAAVGRWDADALEDAIAAARACGGKVRTEAEWLAHPQGRYLAGRPVVEITRVGDSAPEPFVPGDRPLSGVRVLDLTRILAGPVAGRSLAEHGADVLMVTAPHLPQTPEHVRDTSHGKRSCFLDLRQAGDANTMRALLREADVFIDGYRPGRLAGLGFAPDELLRLRPGLVQLSVSCFGSGGPWAGRAGWEQVAQAVTGVCHRNGELTNQGRPKLVFAPLCDYTTGYLGALGVMLALARRAREGGSYRVHVSLCQSAMFAQRQGLLDTYQDAPQQLDADELDAYTVASDTCYGALKTLGPVLRMSETAPRWAIPTPRLGGDTAIWQPR, from the coding sequence ATGAGCAGCGGCCAACCCGGCAAGGCGCGGGCCTTCGACGAACTGATGCAAGTACGCAACCTGGGCGCCATCGACCCGGGCGAAGTCACCATCTCGGGCCGCGACCCGTTCTACAACACGCCTTACCGCGTGGGCGAAGCCGTGGCGGCCAGCATCGCCGCGGCGGGCGTGGCGGCCAACGACATCTGGCAGCTGCGCACCGGCCGGCGCCAGGCGCTGAGCATAGACGTGCGGGCCGCCGCCGCGACCCTGCGCACCGTCGACTACACGCGCGCCCGCCAGGGCGACGGCGGCTACGCGCCCGTGCCCATCCCGCAGGCCATGTCGCACATGATCTCGGTGACGCAGCCGTGGCCCACCCGCGACGGCCAGTGGCTGCTGCCGCACCTGAACCTGCCGCACCTGTCGGCGCGGGTACTCGACGTGCTGCAATGCGACAGCACGCCGGCCGCCGTCAGCGCGGCCGTGGGCCGCTGGGACGCCGATGCGCTGGAAGACGCCATCGCCGCGGCGCGCGCCTGCGGCGGCAAGGTCCGCACCGAAGCCGAATGGCTGGCCCATCCGCAGGGCCGCTACCTGGCCGGCCGGCCCGTGGTCGAGATCACCCGGGTTGGCGATTCGGCGCCTGAGCCGTTCGTGCCCGGCGACCGCCCTCTGTCGGGCGTGCGCGTGCTGGACCTGACGCGCATCCTGGCCGGACCCGTGGCCGGCCGCAGCCTGGCCGAGCACGGCGCCGACGTGCTGATGGTGACGGCGCCGCACCTGCCGCAAACCCCGGAGCACGTGCGCGACACCAGCCATGGCAAGCGCAGCTGCTTCCTGGACCTGCGCCAGGCCGGCGACGCGAACACCATGCGCGCGCTGTTGCGCGAGGCCGATGTCTTCATCGACGGCTACCGGCCCGGCCGGCTGGCCGGCCTGGGCTTCGCGCCCGACGAGCTGCTGCGCCTGCGGCCCGGCCTGGTGCAGTTGTCGGTCAGCTGCTTCGGCTCGGGCGGTCCCTGGGCCGGCCGCGCGGGCTGGGAACAGGTGGCGCAGGCCGTCACCGGCGTCTGCCACCGCAACGGCGAGCTGACCAACCAGGGCCGGCCCAAGCTGGTGTTCGCGCCGCTGTGCGACTACACCACCGGCTACCTGGGCGCGCTGGGCGTGATGCTGGCCCTGGCCCGCCGCGCGCGCGAAGGCGGCAGCTACCGGGTGCATGTCTCGCTGTGCCAGTCGGCCATGTTCGCGCAGCGCCAGGGCCTGCTCGACACCTACCAGGACGCGCCCCAGCAGCTCGATGCCGATGAGCTGGATGCCTACACGGTGGCATCGGACACCTGCTACGGCGCCCTGAAGACCCTGGGCCCGGTGCTGCGCATGTCTGAAACCGCGCCGCGCTGGGCCATCCCCACGCCGCGCCTGGGCGGCGACACCGCCATCTGGCAACCCCGCTGA
- the paaK gene encoding phenylacetate--CoA ligase PaaK — protein MSNTVSKPGLDPIEHASRDEIEALQLQRLKWTLAHAYQNVPHYRQAFDAAGVHPDDLKQLSDIAKFPFTTKQDLRDNYPFGMFAVPREQVARVHASSGTTGKPTVVGYTAQDLDNWAGLVARSIRAAGGRPGDIVHVAYGYGLFTGGLGAHYGAERLGCTVIPMSGGQTEKQVQLISDFRPDIIMVTPSYFCNIIEEQRRQGIDPRQSSLRIGIFGAEPWTGQMRQDIEAEAAIDAVDIYGLSEVMGPGVASECVETKDGPVVWEDHFYAEIINPETGAPVADGEQGELVFTSLTKEAMPIIRYRTRDLTRLLAPTSRSMRRIGKITGRSDDMLIVRGVNLFPTQVEEQVLKIAQLAPHYQLVLTRSGHLDELEILTEVRDEFASLAEAEREALGKQLQHAVKSYIGVTARVRVADCGFVERTLTGKARRVVDKRPR, from the coding sequence ATGTCCAATACCGTGAGCAAACCCGGGCTGGATCCCATCGAGCATGCCAGCCGCGATGAAATCGAGGCGCTGCAGCTGCAGCGCCTGAAATGGACGCTGGCGCATGCCTACCAGAACGTGCCGCATTACCGGCAGGCGTTCGACGCGGCGGGCGTGCACCCGGACGACCTGAAGCAGTTGTCCGATATCGCCAAATTCCCGTTCACCACCAAGCAAGACCTGCGCGACAACTATCCGTTCGGCATGTTCGCCGTGCCGCGCGAGCAGGTGGCGCGCGTGCATGCCTCCAGCGGCACCACCGGCAAGCCGACGGTGGTGGGCTACACCGCGCAGGACCTGGACAACTGGGCCGGCCTGGTGGCGCGCTCGATCCGCGCGGCGGGCGGCCGGCCCGGCGACATCGTGCACGTGGCCTACGGCTACGGCCTGTTCACCGGCGGGCTGGGCGCGCATTACGGCGCCGAACGCCTGGGCTGCACGGTGATCCCGATGTCGGGCGGCCAGACGGAAAAACAGGTGCAGCTGATCAGCGATTTCCGGCCCGACATCATCATGGTGACGCCTTCGTACTTCTGCAACATCATCGAAGAGCAGCGCCGCCAGGGCATCGACCCGCGGCAGAGCTCGCTGCGCATCGGCATTTTCGGCGCCGAGCCCTGGACGGGCCAGATGCGCCAGGACATCGAGGCCGAGGCGGCCATCGACGCCGTCGACATCTACGGCCTGTCGGAAGTGATGGGGCCGGGCGTGGCCAGCGAATGCGTGGAAACCAAAGACGGCCCGGTGGTGTGGGAAGACCATTTCTACGCCGAAATCATCAACCCGGAAACCGGGGCGCCGGTGGCCGACGGCGAGCAGGGCGAGCTGGTGTTCACCTCGCTGACCAAAGAGGCCATGCCCATCATCCGCTACCGCACGCGCGACCTGACCCGGCTGCTGGCGCCCACGTCGCGCAGCATGCGGCGCATCGGCAAGATTACCGGCCGCAGCGATGACATGCTGATCGTGCGCGGCGTAAACCTGTTCCCCACCCAGGTCGAAGAGCAGGTGCTGAAGATCGCCCAGCTGGCGCCGCACTACCAGCTGGTGCTGACGCGCAGCGGCCACCTGGACGAACTGGAGATCCTGACCGAAGTGCGCGACGAGTTCGCCAGCCTGGCCGAAGCCGAGCGCGAGGCGCTGGGCAAGCAGCTGCAGCATGCGGTCAAGTCGTACATCGGGGTGACGGCGCGCGTGCGGGTGGCCGATTGCGGCTTCGTGGAACGCACCCTGACCGGCAAGGCGCGGCGCGTGGTGGACAAGCGGCCGCGCTGA
- the paaI gene encoding hydroxyphenylacetyl-CoA thioesterase PaaI has translation MTTHVPSVDVPADPHELAQAVGAAMYAVDAATQGLDMDVAEIAPGFARLTMRVRPDMLNGHQTCHGGFLFALADSAFAFACNSRNASTVASGCTIDFLAPGFAGDLLTAVAQERSLAGRTGVYDVTITNQDGRQLALFRGRSYRIKGQIVGTPPDA, from the coding sequence ATGACCACGCATGTGCCTTCTGTCGACGTGCCGGCCGACCCGCACGAACTGGCCCAGGCCGTGGGCGCCGCCATGTACGCGGTGGATGCCGCCACGCAGGGCCTGGACATGGACGTGGCCGAGATCGCCCCGGGCTTCGCGCGCCTGACCATGCGCGTGCGCCCGGACATGCTGAACGGCCACCAGACCTGCCACGGCGGTTTCCTTTTCGCCCTGGCCGACAGCGCGTTCGCGTTTGCCTGCAATTCGCGCAACGCCAGCACGGTAGCCTCGGGCTGCACGATCGACTTCCTGGCGCCGGGGTTCGCCGGCGACCTGTTGACGGCGGTGGCGCAGGAACGTTCGCTGGCCGGCCGCACCGGCGTCTACGACGTGACCATCACCAACCAGGACGGGCGGCAGCTGGCGCTGTTCCGCGGCCGCTCGTACCGCATCAAGGGGCAGATCGTGGGCACGCCGCCGGATGCGTGA